CTCCCCGGCCAGGAAGGGCCCCGCTTCACCGCGCCCAGTTGACAAAGTTGCTCACATATCAGTCGAAGGGGTCGGACTCCCGGTCGATGTGGAACTTCGACATCTGCAGGTCCTGCATCTCGACCCCGGTCTCCGGCGGATCGGCCACGGCCCGGAACGCCGCCAGCGAGTCCTCGCCTTCCCAGCGCTCGTAGTTGTTGACCCTGGCGGGGTCCAGCGGGTCGGCCGTGATGGCAACATCCAGGCAGCCTGGCGCGGCCCTTGCGCGACGGACCAGGTCCTGGAAGGCGGCGACGTAGGCGTCGCGTGCGGACGGCTCGACCCGTTAGTGCCCGGCGATGATCAGCATGGACGGACCGTACCGCCGTTCTCAAGCACCTGCCTCCCGTGGCGGCGTCGGTAGGAGTCGCAGGGTGGAGTCCGCGGCGTCGTCGCCGACCATCCGATCGACAGTGCCGGTCCCGTAGCGGTGGTACTTGCTGCGGTAGGCGTCGTCCACCAGCCCGCGCCCGGCCCCGCCGACATCCTCGACAGTCACGTCGATCTCACCGTCAGGCAGGTCGACCGTCGCACGTCCGGATGCGACGACCCGGCCGTACCAACCGGTGTCGCGTCGCTGCCAGGTCCGGACGTACACCTCGCCACCGGCGACCACCGCCCAGATGATCACCTGCCGTCCCGGGGTGCCATCGGCGCGGAGCGGTCGGATCCGCAGCTCGTCGTCGTCGGCGATGCGGGTCAGTTGATCGGCGGTCCAGTTCGAGGCCATCACCGACCCTCCTGTTCCCCGGAGATGATGCGCCGTACGGCGTCGGCGGCGACGGTCGGATCGGCGGGCTCGGTGTCGAGCGCCCGGTGCAGGGTCAGGCCCTCGATCAGTGCGTCGAGCAGCCTGGCCGTCCGCGCATCGACATGTCTCTCCAGCGCCGCGCGGCTCCGGCCCATCCAGGCGTGGGTGATCGCGCGGAACACCGGTTGTCGCGCCGCAAGGGTGTACAGCTCCTGGGTGAGTACCAGTTCGTCGGATCCGACCGGGTCGTTCAACATC
This region of Nakamurella alba genomic DNA includes:
- a CDS encoding DUF2255 family protein: MASNWTADQLTRIADDDELRIRPLRADGTPGRQVIIWAVVAGGEVYVRTWQRRDTGWYGRVVASGRATVDLPDGEIDVTVEDVGGAGRGLVDDAYRSKYHRYGTGTVDRMVGDDAADSTLRLLPTPPREAGA